The Ignavibacteriota bacterium genome contains the following window.
TTTAGCTATAAGTGCTGAAATAATTGTTGTCGCTGAAGCTATAGCCAGGCTGCCCATTAAGATTGACAAAATAAAAATCCAGGCATTAGTTATTTCAATATTTCCGATAAAAAGAAAAAACAGGAAAACTGCAACAACGTTTAGTGATATACTTAGAATTATATTAAATATCAGCTTGCCGAAATATATAGCTGAAGAGCCAGCTACAAGCTTGAGATATAAGGAAGTGCCTCGCTCTTCTTCACTTACAAAGGATTTCGACAGTCCGGTCATTGCTCCGAAGAACATAACAATCCAAAGGACACCTGCAGCAACTTCAGAAGACAATACATCGCCTGATGTAGCAAAAACAATCATTGTTATTGTAGTAAGTACAAAAAGCAATATTGCAGAGATTGCGTATCTTGTACGAAATTCACTAAGCAATTCTTTTTTTAATACTGCGATTGATTTTGCTAACACTGCCATAATTTTTTCTATAGAAAATCAGAGTTGATATTTCACACCAAGTATAAATGACAAATTATTGATTTTCCAATCACCATCATTAATTATATCCATTGGATAAAAATTATAAGTTGTTTCAATAAATCCTGAAAATCTTTGGTACACAGGTATTGATGCACCAAGACCTCCAAATAATCCAAATCTGAATGCGGTAAGTGAAGTCATATTATCAAATTCGCTAAGAGTAATTTGATTTTCTCCATTTGCATAAACAAAATTATCAGGAATTGTGATTGCCCGTCTTAGCTCAATAGAGTTATTCATTCTAACAGACAGGTTCACTCCGGCTACCCCAGAAATAAACCTTGCAAGCGAATATTCTCCGGCAAGAGAAAGAGTTATGAAACTACTGTTTAACTCAAGATAATGCGTTTCCTGAAATGGAAGCAAGCCGCCCGTCTGTGGATCACGTCTGCTGGAAATTATGCTGTCAGGAGCCTCAATAGTCCCGCCAAATTGCTCAATTGATAAACGTGCTGACAAATTGAGTTTAGGCATAACTTTTTTGGATAAATATAATCCTGCTATACCGCCGCCACCTGAAGCTGATTCGAAGTTACCGGGAACGGCAATATTACCTGATTTAGAGAATCCTGTAGAATGTGTCACAATAGAATATCTGCCAAAAGCTCCGATAACAAAGCCCGGTTCGGGCACGCAACTTTTAATATATCCGGGATTAAGAACAAATTCATATTGTCCGGTGATTTCATCTATTGTCCAGCAGAGTGTATATTCAGCCTTATTGCCGGAGATGTCGCCAACTTCAAAATAAAGTTGTCCGGGTGTGTTATAATCTACCGGCTCAATATCAACAGGAAGCTGTAGCATTCCATCCATGATCTTATTGTGATTTATCTTTATGCCTGTGCTGTCAATTATATTGAATGATTTAAGCCCCAAGTCATCAGCACGGTCGTCACGCAAAATCATGTTTTGTTTACCTTCAACTTTTTTCAAATCTACTGTTGGTGGTATAGTATCGGAAACTTGAACATATTCTAAAAATGACTGTCCGCCCATATTGCCATAAGCGTCATAAGCATCAACATCACCAAAACCAAAACCATAAGAATACATGCCAAAAGGCTCATTTGCTTTGATAAAATGTGTTCCAAATGGTACTTGAAGATAAGCAATGGAATAACGACTTATTCCGAGTGGTTCAAAAATTTTAGGGTCAACTTTTTTTCCGTTAAGTTCAAATGTCTGTATTGCTCTTGTAGGAACAACTACATTTACATAGTGATTCCAGCTACCGTTTACAGGTGTTGCAAATCTGTATTGAGTCAAAAATTGTTGAGTCGGGCTGATTAAAAGCATCATAGGGTCACCAATTTGGTCGCCGTTTTCATAACCTTGTGAATATTGTGAAACCAATACCGGTTGGTCAGCAGTAATTTGAATTGCTTCGTTTATATTTTTTTCAACAAAATCGCCTGCTTTCAGTGTAGCAATTAACTTTGAATTTTCAAACACCCTTGTCCCATCAGTGTGAGCGAGTACTCTATAAGTAAATGTTGACCTGCCTTTCAGTTTGCCTATATAAAAGTGCTTACCCCAAGAACTAACAGGTGGAAGCTGCTCAACAATATGATTACATGCTTTAATCCGAGGTGGACCGACAGGTACATAAGTACATTCGTGCCCACTGAATACTGCGATATTTTTATTTGCTTTGATGTGAGAACCGGTTAAATCAATTTCGCGCTCACTAATTTTAAGTTGTCTTAACTGCATCCTGTTTGTTTCGGAGCGAACTTGATAAACATCACCTTTATTTAATGTAATATCAAAAGCTTCATTCTTTTTCTTGCCCTTGAAAGTTAGAGCATTCGGAGTAATTGTAACCAGGGTATTATCTTCTGTTGCTACGATAGAAAAAAGTGGTGACAACTCTTCAGCAACATGGTAGCACATAACGCGATACTCATCGCCAAGAACCTGAACCGGAAGACCGAGGTAAGTATCTGTTGTCTGATATCTTCTGTTCAGTCCATAAACAGAAACCGGATTATCTGATGATATCCTAACCGCAAGTTTTCTTTCGATTATCTCAAAGCTTTTAATCATTACTTTATCAGTTAGCAATATACTTCTTACAGTCCCGCCCGGAACAAAAAGTGTTTCTGTATAATTTATTGCAGGACATTCAATTAATACACTTGCATCCTTATCACCGGTGATGAAAAGTTCTAAGTTAAGAGCATTTTTGGGAGAAGATGAATCGTCGCGAAAATTCATCATGAATGTTAGCCAGAATTCAGTTCCTACAGGTTGTTTGAACTTAAGTTCCATATTTTCTTCCAAAGCTTGCTGAGAATATAAATTTACACTTAAACTCAGGAAAATGGCTGTAATTATAAAATGTTTTAGATAAATTTTCAAGTTTTTGAAATTATTTGACATACATAAAATTGGTTTTAAATACACCGGATTCAGTTTTCATAATTATAAAATAAGCACCTGAAGCTAATTCCCATGAAAATGGCTGTAAAGATAATCGGTAATTGCCACGGGAAAATTTTATATTTTCATAATCATTAATAATGCTACCGGACTCATCGGTAATCTGAACTTTAAAAATATTATTTATATTACTATTGTCGAGTATTTGCCTGCCTCCAATTGCGTAAACAGCAAAGCTGATTCTGGTTTCTTTGTTGATACCAAAAGGAAAAGTTGTCCAGTCTGAAAATGGGTTTGGACGATTTTGCCCAAGACCTTCAGTAATTCCGGGTACAACTGATGAACTCCGAACGGTGATTTTACCTGCTTTGAAATTTGTTTCAAGAATTTCGACGCCATCAATTAATGCTTTAACCGGCGTAAGCATTGTTACTGTATCAGCTCCTGCAAGACCTTCGACAGGTATTCCCCAATTAATAAATTCAGTAAAAACTTCAGGAAACCAAAAATGTATGATAGCTCTTGCATTATCAAGATTTGTTAAATCAGTTGCTATTAAAATTGAATCAATAAATGGATTATCATGCATTTTAATCCAAGGACCTGCTTTGATATCAATGACATTTGCGTCAAAAGTAAATTCGGTAATTATCTCTTTAATTGAAGTATTGTTAAGTTTAAGTTGGAACAATACACCATTTGTACCACCCCTGTCTATAACAGTATCCTGAACAGAAATTTCTATGTTTTGGGAATTTAAATTCCCAAAACATACCAAAATAATGACAAAAATTAATAAGATTGTTTGTATATATTTCATTTATCTAATTATATTTAACTATATATTTCACAAAAATAATACTTTTAATATTAAATTGACGAATTATTCTGAAAAAATATGCAATGACTATGTTTTTTGCTTTTTTTTCTTTGCAGCAGGAAATAGTATATTGTTAAGAATAAGTCTGTAACCGGGAGAATTTTTGAACAAATTTAGGTCAGTCGGCGGGTCACCTATTCTATGGACATAATCCTCAGGGTCATGTCCGCCGTACCATGTGAAAGTACCCCGACCAATATTGCCATGCAAATATCTTGCTTCAGGAGTACCATCTTTAATTGCAAGAATTGTAACAGTATTTTTAATAAACTGCTTGTCAAAAGCAGTTGTCTGACCTAAAAATCCTTTAACAACATTCACGTGATTTTGAGTAAGCATAGTTGGTACAGGGTCATATTTTGCAGAGAATTCAAAAAGTGTAAACCAGTCTGCATCCGGATTATTAATATTCTGAGCGCCTATATCTATATTCGAAAATTCAACTTCAGTAGGATCCATTATGAGTCTGAAATTTTCGAAAGCAAATGTATTTTCAAAATTTAGTTTATCATTGGAGTAATAATCAGCAGGAGTACCATCGAACATACTTTCGCAAATATCAATACCTTCTGTTGCAAGAGCTATATCAAAAGAGTCAGTTGCAGTACACATCGCAAAAATAAATCCACCGGAAGCAACATATTGCCTGATTGTCTGAGCTACTGCTTTTTTAAGCAGACACACATCACGATATCCCATTTTTTTTGCTACACTTTCATTTAAAGTTACTTGCTGAATATACCAGGGAGCATTACGATAGCTTACCCAGAATTTACCGTATTGTCCCGTAAAATCTTCGTGATGAAGATGAAGCCAGTCGTAATCCTTCAATTTACCTGTGAGTACTTCTTCATCCCAGATAATATCATGCTTTACTTCAGCATATTCCATAGCCATACGAACGGCATCATCCCATGGCTGAACACCAGGAGGGGCATACACGGCAATTTTAGGGGCTTTTTCCAGCTTCACAGCTTCCATATTGACACCTTCCTGACGAACTTCTTCAAGAATGGAATTTCCGGCAGCGTCGCTAATTCTCTCAAAAAATACTCCACGGATACGACATTCAGATGCAAGATTGTCGTTATAATCGAACATAAATGAGCCACCTCTGTAATTTAGAAGCCATTCAGATGTACCGCCTTCTGTTAAGTGCCAGTAGGTTATTCCATAAGCTTTTAAATGGTCTGTTTGGGACAAGTCCATAGGGATTAAAAGCTTCTGGGAATATGAAACATTAACAACTATAAATAATAATGCAGCTATAATTAATTTTAAATTCCTCTTTATCATAATCGGTAAATTTCAATAAAAATATTTAGACATAAGACTTAAACATACTAACGATTAAATTCATTAAAAATTCTTATTCTATATTAAATTTAATTATATGATTAGTCATATACAATAAATTCCAAAACAACAATACGGTATAAATAGCAACATTATCAACGATATAATCGTATTAGCTGACAAAATTGATTTGAGAATATTGTAAATATTTTATCAATTAATATCGTTTGATACGTCGCTACATCTTTTATTATTATAAAAATTTTCATTTATGAGCCAAAGCAAACTATATCTAATTGACGGAATGTCATTAGTTTTCAGAGCATATCATGCAATGTCTAATACTGCAATGAGAAATTCCGAAGGAGAGCCAACCGGCGCAGTCTTTGGATTTACTAATATGATAACTTCTCTTCTTGAGAGATTTAATCCAGAAAAAATAGCAGTGGTTTTTGATAGGGCAGAGCCTACATTCAGGCATAATATGTATGAAGCATATAAAGCTAATCGTGATGAATTTCCTGAAGAACTTGTTCCTCAGCTAAAGAGAATTAAAGAATTCTTAGATTTGAGTAAGATTCCAAGAATTGAAAAAGCCGGCTTCGAAGCAGATGATATTATCGGTACACTTGCAAAAAAGGCTGCAGCCCAAGGCAATGAAGTTGTATGTCTGACTTCTGATAAAGATTATTATCAGCTTGTAGAAGGCAATATCTCACTTCTTAAACCGGGTAGAAAAGGGGAGGATTTTGAGAGGATAAATATACCTGAAGTCATTGAAAAATTTGGTGTTACACCGGATAAAGTTATTGATGTTTTAGCAATAATAGGAGATTCATCAGATAATATTCCAGGAGTAAAAGGTGTTGGTGAAAAAACAGCGATTCCACTTGTTCAAAAATACGGCTCACTCGAAAGTATATATGAAAATTTGAATGAAATTGAAAGAACATCTTTAAAGACTAAATTTGAAGAGGCTAGGGATATGGCATTCCTGTCGAAAATTTTGGTTACGATTGATACAGATGTTCAGCTTGACTTCACTTATGAAGATTGCGTAATCAAGGAAGCAAAATTCATTGAGTTGGATAAATTCTTTGAAATTATGAATTTCAATACAATAAGATCTAAATGGCGTAACAAAGCTCCGGCAGGATTTTTCGACAATAATAATGCTCAAAAGAAAGATAGCGAAATTCAATCTGCTGAAGTTTTAGGTAATATTGAGACCAATTATGAGATGATTACTTCACTTGACAGACTTGATTTAGTGATAAGTGAATTATCAAAAAGTGAAATATTGTCTTTTGACCTGGAGACAGATTCTCTTGATAAACAGAATTGTGAAATTGTTGGAATTTCTTTATCCGCTAAGGAAGGCACAGGTTATTATATTCCTGTTGAATATATCGGAAAAGAAATCATAGAAGAAGAAGAATCCTTATTCTCAGAGCCAAAAATTAATAATTCCAAAAAATGGGATGAATCATTAAACATAGATGATGTTATTTTAAGATTAAAACCGATTCTTGAAGATGAAAAAATAGGCAAATGCGGGCAGAATGT
Protein-coding sequences here:
- a CDS encoding heme exporter protein CcmB; its protein translation is MAVLAKSIAVLKKELLSEFRTRYAISAILLFVLTTITMIVFATSGDVLSSEVAAGVLWIVMFFGAMTGLSKSFVSEEERGTSLYLKLVAGSSAIYFGKLIFNIILSISLNVVAVFLFFLFIGNIEITNAWIFILSILMGSLAIASATTIISALIAKANSKNALFPVLSFPIILPVIILGIQTTVQSFTGADFSEARKDFQLLFSYSGLMILASYFLFDFVWKE
- a CDS encoding IgGFc-binding protein, producing MELKFKQPVGTEFWLTFMMNFRDDSSSPKNALNLELFITGDKDASVLIECPAINYTETLFVPGGTVRSILLTDKVMIKSFEIIERKLAVRISSDNPVSVYGLNRRYQTTDTYLGLPVQVLGDEYRVMCYHVAEELSPLFSIVATEDNTLVTITPNALTFKGKKKNEAFDITLNKGDVYQVRSETNRMQLRQLKISEREIDLTGSHIKANKNIAVFSGHECTYVPVGPPRIKACNHIVEQLPPVSSWGKHFYIGKLKGRSTFTYRVLAHTDGTRVFENSKLIATLKAGDFVEKNINEAIQITADQPVLVSQYSQGYENGDQIGDPMMLLISPTQQFLTQYRFATPVNGSWNHYVNVVVPTRAIQTFELNGKKVDPKIFEPLGISRYSIAYLQVPFGTHFIKANEPFGMYSYGFGFGDVDAYDAYGNMGGQSFLEYVQVSDTIPPTVDLKKVEGKQNMILRDDRADDLGLKSFNIIDSTGIKINHNKIMDGMLQLPVDIEPVDYNTPGQLYFEVGDISGNKAEYTLCWTIDEITGQYEFVLNPGYIKSCVPEPGFVIGAFGRYSIVTHSTGFSKSGNIAVPGNFESASGGGGIAGLYLSKKVMPKLNLSARLSIEQFGGTIEAPDSIISSRRDPQTGGLLPFQETHYLELNSSFITLSLAGEYSLARFISGVAGVNLSVRMNNSIELRRAITIPDNFVYANGENQITLSEFDNMTSLTAFRFGLFGGLGASIPVYQRFSGFIETTYNFYPMDIINDGDWKINNLSFILGVKYQL
- a CDS encoding asparagine synthetase B — its product is MIKRNLKLIIAALLFIVVNVSYSQKLLIPMDLSQTDHLKAYGITYWHLTEGGTSEWLLNYRGGSFMFDYNDNLASECRIRGVFFERISDAAGNSILEEVRQEGVNMEAVKLEKAPKIAVYAPPGVQPWDDAVRMAMEYAEVKHDIIWDEEVLTGKLKDYDWLHLHHEDFTGQYGKFWVSYRNAPWYIQQVTLNESVAKKMGYRDVCLLKKAVAQTIRQYVASGGFIFAMCTATDSFDIALATEGIDICESMFDGTPADYYSNDKLNFENTFAFENFRLIMDPTEVEFSNIDIGAQNINNPDADWFTLFEFSAKYDPVPTMLTQNHVNVVKGFLGQTTAFDKQFIKNTVTILAIKDGTPEARYLHGNIGRGTFTWYGGHDPEDYVHRIGDPPTDLNLFKNSPGYRLILNNILFPAAKKKKQKT